In Phaseolus vulgaris cultivar G19833 chromosome 3, P. vulgaris v2.0, whole genome shotgun sequence, the sequence catagcacttacgAGCCTCTTCCTGATCTAACTTGATCACAATCACCTTGCCACTAAGAgctggtagcttcatcttcatgtggcgcgtggagaaCACCGCCCTTAATCTGTTCAAGGTAGGTCTACCTAACAAAATGTTGTAAGCTAGTTggcgttaaccaccaagtaTCGAATGCTCTCGGTGCGTGATGTcgttccatcagtgaacgtcgtccttaGCTCCAAGTAGCCACATACCTCTACTGGgttatccgcaaacccatacaagcatctaGTATAGGGTCTCAACAGGTCAGGGGACAGttgtagcttgttgaaggtcgaccaaaacatgacgtctgcagaACTACCTTGGTCGACGAGGACCCTATGTACctttcttcccgctgtgacTACCGAAATGACCACCGGGTCATTATCATGTGGGACGACATCCTGCAGGTCAACCCTAGTgaaaacgaggtctgactcccacgggtcgTTCGGAAATTCTTCTGCAACCAAATTTACTGACCTTACGTATTTCTTtcgttgagaggcagtgggtcctcccCCGGAAAAGCCGCTAgagatggtgtgcacttctccgTGAGTCGGGACTTCGTGCGCTTGACCTTCCTCTGGCGTCGCCGTGACTGAGGTCGCAGTGGACCCAACgagataatctttcaaaaatctgttCTTTACGAGCTCATCCAACTAATAGCCCAGTGCCAaacagttgttaatatggtgtcTGAATGCCTCGTGAAACtcgcaccatgattccttgtgaggtcccagtACCTTGTCTTACTTCACTGGTGGCCTTAACCTGTCAGCTATATTGGGCACAACGATTGACCCTGTCAGCTATATTTAAGTTCTACCACAAAATTGTGCCTTAGAGGTCTATTGctctctctccttccttctgaTTGACCCTTAGGTTGGGTTCTCCTTGTCTCGTAGGTGCGCCTTCTATCTTGATTCTTTCTTTCTGTAGTAGCTTCGGGGACTCTGGCGGGTTGCGTACGCATCTGTGCTCTGGGGCGTGTAGGTGCAGCTGTTGTGCATTTCTCGTATGCCTCACCCTCAGAGGAAAtgtgttctaccgcccgacgccttACTTCAGCAAAGGTTTTGGGGCGGCTGCGATTGAGTGATTTGCTTAAAGATCCTGGACTCACACCcttcctgaatgcgtacacgatcatgggttcGTCGGTGGTACCCACTttcaccacctgcgccccgaagcggcttatgtactctttcaaggtctccccttgatatTGCTTTACGTCGAAAAGGTCGTATGAGACTGGGGCTGGGGCCTTGTTAGCCAGATATTGCTCTCTAAATAGCCGCGACAGCTGTACGAAAGACAtgatgtgaccctctgggaggctgatgaaccagtacatggccatcccagtcaaagtgctcataaagagcttgcatctcACGACATCAAAACTGCctactgttagaatatatgaccttaaatgagaggcatggtgaattgtttaagagggattttcgcaaactttgaaggtataattaaaatcaatgctgaattacagagaaagaaatcaaagaaacaaagaaccaaaactgtttcaagatgatatcagaaaaacaatcggttgtttcttcgaaacaatcggttgtttttatcagcagtttataaaaacaacttaaaagtagaatttaaagaattaagggtaagagataagcacgcaagcaatttatactggttcactcttacaccaagagctacatccagtccccagaaaccactgggtattccactatgcaatcaaaaccagattacaaacaccacacaccaaagtagtgaccttgaacccctccagaaacacactacctttggcaaacaacaccaagagtgttgatcttgaacccctcaagaacacacaacactccttggcaacacaactacagaaatacagtaatcaaggaagaagggaatagaatacacctgggtattacaaagcttaaagatcagaattacaacctaatcctattccacacacttaagaatgatgcaaaagctctttcaaatcttggaaaaactgttttgataaaatctttctcttactccaagattaggagcgtaaaactacctttatatagaccaaccaagtggtcaaaagcatttaataaaggagccaagttagttaggatcatttaaaacatattaaaaccgcttaacagaattctgttaaggtttttcaggaaaacaatcggttgtttgtcgaaacaatcgattgttttggtttgacagcaaagtcaaccaagtttttcaaaaacagctaaggtaaaacaacctgttgttaggtaaaacaacctgttaaatttttgacagctttttagaaaacacatgttttcaaaaggttaaagattcaaatgaacttggatcaacttaagtagtgaattaacaagtttcaaacaactagacaacacacacacccagcagcaaggtcttcaagctttcctcttggatttggagacatcaaagcatcttgttcaacacctaccgacatcatctgggtgtggaacgcagtgagatgcgcctcaggatcctccatccttGTGAAGGTTACCTTGGGCCCCATGAATGTGTTGGGGATTGCTGTCTCTAGCATTGCCTGTGAGAATGGCGTTGAGAATTCTCTTGGTGGGGTGGCAGTCTCAGGCTTGTCTACGTCGCGCCACCCACGTCGTAACTCCTCTTGGCACGGTGAAGCTCGtcatttctcgcctgagatTCTGTGAGATCCGCTTGCATGCGTTCTTGCTCCGCTTTCGACGCCGCCATTGCTTCTTGCAACCCTTTCATCATGTCCACCaattgttgcatggtcatctcttcactcctagaaCGTGCAGGTCTCGTGTTCATGGCTTTCTGGAAACCTTCTTAACTTATCTGGGTTTTGAGAAATGGAACTGAAAAACTTGAAtagtgggactgatgttttatttcgtgccccacggtgggcgccaaatgttcccaccggttgaccagggacgtcttcgcgcgtggcttgtcctcacgagctagggcTCCTTCGTTCCGCTTCGTCTGTCAATActtgaaaagaagtgaacaaaggggcgccctcgcggccgtttgcactccgacgatcaagtcagctagcgagaaacatcaaaggagATACACCCTCTGAAGGTAGTCGagaaactgtgttgccctaatcgtctggtgcacacagtgggtgcgcagcggAACAACTAGGATATGTGCTCTGTGTAATGCtacgagaattaggtcaaaactcggatcccttttcaaatgccccaaggtccctttttatacatctctcgtgtttaaaacgcgttaaagcgcattgaaagcgtataaaaatattccttggaacgttcgaatcttaactgaattagcgcgtaccttggcaaactttcactgaaacatttaatgagcacgtgcttattgccacgtgctcttctgacttgatcgttattttGCGCAGAGGGTCCCTCAGCGtcgcaacccaacttagggttattctatTGTGTGAGCTCTCTTTCCTCGAAGTGCTTCTGGCGCGTGGGGGGACttcctgggtgccaactcatgcaccccaaCCTCTAGCCACTCaccttgggagtgtatctacctttctctcgtaccatgcacgtggttctcccctgggcgtggcctcctcatgggtcgtatctgtcccagagTTTCCCAGCGGTGGCATTGATACTTCACGAGTCTGGTTACCCCCTACTTGTACTAGAACTCATggctttgaagccacctttctcttctcttcattgcTGTTCTGAGCTTCCGAGGCCCGAGACTTCCTCACGGTAttaccccctccatggtctttcctgcccatgggtatcggggggtaacATCGTCGATGACTTAACTTGACTATTTCTTAACTTGGtgacgccttaacctggcgatgccTTAGCCTGGCGATGCCTTagcttggcgacgcctttctctGGTGACGCCTTtgcgaggcgacgcctttcttgggcgatgccccaagcggtcaacctgttgactttctttcCCTTCTTTGGGGCCCTCGAGctgtcccaccatatgttgactttaACTTTGACATTTGGGCAACGCCCCGGGACGGTACAGCTGTGTCTAGGATCGCCTATGAGAATGGCGTTGAGAATTCTCTGGGTGGGGTGGCAGTCTCAGGCTCGTATACGTCGCGCCACCCGCGGCGTAGTTC encodes:
- the LOC137839273 gene encoding uncharacterized protein, with product MAMYWFISLPEGHIMSFVQLSRLFREQYLANKAPAPVSYDLFDVKQYQGETLKEYISRFGAQVVKVGTTDEPMIVYAFRKGVSPGSLSKSLNRSRPKTFAEVRRRAVEHISSEGEAYEKCTTAAPTRPRAQMRTQPARVPEATTERKNQDRRRTYETRRTQPKGQSEGRRESNRPLRHNFVVELKYS